A single region of the Marinobacter nanhaiticus D15-8W genome encodes:
- the pdxB gene encoding 4-phosphoerythronate dehydrogenase PdxB, producing MLIVADENIPLLDQFFEEIGTIRRVSGRTMTSADVRDADVLLVRSVTRVDRQLLEDSRVKFVGTATIGTDHVDVAWLESQGIAFACAPGCNAASVVDYVLSVLSVYAEKRAMEGWTDLSVGIVGAGNVGRRLATRLDKLGFDIKVNDPPREAEEPDEGFDSLEDALGCDVVTLHTPLTRYGNHPTRHLMNAERLRRLNPSQLLINTSRGGVVDCEALSSRLADADAPQVVLDVWEGEPQVSAELASRVWLMTPHIAGYSLEGKVGGTEMIYQSLCHFLGLPVRKKSGQFMADPALSKLSFTSSANARDAAQLAIRACYDVRRDDSRFRRWVLELPEGERAAAFDAMRRDYPVRREFSSTKIQLKGGAKELQQVFKALEFKLKL from the coding sequence ATGCTGATTGTCGCAGACGAGAATATTCCCTTACTCGACCAATTCTTCGAGGAAATCGGCACTATCCGCCGGGTATCCGGACGCACCATGACGTCAGCCGACGTCCGGGATGCGGATGTCCTGCTGGTGCGGTCTGTTACCCGGGTTGACCGGCAGTTGCTCGAAGATAGTCGTGTGAAGTTCGTGGGTACGGCAACGATCGGCACGGATCATGTCGACGTGGCCTGGCTCGAATCCCAGGGAATAGCGTTTGCCTGTGCGCCCGGCTGCAATGCGGCCAGCGTGGTGGATTACGTCCTCAGCGTGTTGTCGGTATATGCCGAAAAGCGCGCAATGGAGGGCTGGACCGACCTGTCCGTGGGCATTGTCGGTGCCGGTAACGTTGGCCGTCGCCTGGCGACGCGTCTGGACAAACTCGGGTTCGACATCAAGGTCAACGATCCGCCTCGGGAAGCTGAAGAGCCAGACGAGGGATTCGACTCCCTGGAAGATGCGCTCGGCTGTGATGTCGTTACCCTGCACACGCCGTTGACCCGATATGGGAATCACCCGACACGCCACCTGATGAATGCCGAGCGGTTGCGCAGACTTAATCCATCCCAGTTGCTGATCAATACCAGCCGAGGTGGCGTCGTGGATTGCGAAGCGCTCAGTAGCCGCCTTGCTGATGCGGATGCCCCGCAGGTAGTGTTGGACGTGTGGGAGGGCGAGCCCCAGGTCAGTGCAGAGCTGGCGAGTCGTGTCTGGCTGATGACACCCCACATTGCTGGTTATAGCCTTGAGGGCAAGGTTGGCGGAACGGAGATGATCTACCAGTCGCTCTGCCACTTCCTTGGTCTGCCGGTGCGTAAGAAGAGCGGCCAGTTCATGGCGGATCCCGCCCTGAGCAAACTCTCGTTTACTTCGTCTGCGAATGCCCGCGACGCGGCCCAGCTGGCCATTCGTGCGTGCTATGACGTTCGTCGGGATGACTCGCGGTTCCGTCGCTGGGTCTTGGAATTACCCGAAGGCGAGCGGGCGGCAGCGTTTGACGCCATGCGTCGGGATTATCCGGTGCGGCGCGAATTCTCCAGCACCAAGATACAGCTCAAGGGCGGGGCAAAGGAACTCCAGCAGGTCTTCAAGGCACTGGAATTCAAACTGAAGCTCTAG
- a CDS encoding PA1571 family protein produces MKQENHETESWMNGAAIVLSDGREVPITDTMVRQSLEELAEECEAEGKDYKHAASAG; encoded by the coding sequence GTGAAGCAGGAAAACCATGAGACAGAAAGCTGGATGAACGGCGCCGCTATCGTTCTCTCCGACGGTCGGGAAGTACCGATCACCGACACCATGGTTCGCCAGTCGCTGGAAGAACTGGCAGAAGAATGCGAAGCAGAGGGAAAGGACTATAAACACGCTGCTTCTGCTGGCTGA